The Impatiens glandulifera chromosome 3, dImpGla2.1, whole genome shotgun sequence genome contains a region encoding:
- the LOC124928876 gene encoding probable serine/threonine-protein kinase PBL7 produces MNNKTKMGCFLFSGKSNKAVNKKLEGTTLDDQISSVSEKVKTYSSVDEKKDSIENGGPRHITSHTYTFRELAAATKNFRSDFLLGEGGFGRVYKGRLESNNQVVAIKQLDRNGLQGNREFLVEVLMLSLLHHSNLVNLIGYCADGDQRLLVYEFMALGSLEDHIHDLPPDKKRLDWNTRMKIAAGAAKGLEYLHDKANPPVIYRDLKCSNILLDEDYEPKLSDFGLAKLGPVGDDTHVSTRVMGTYGYCAPEYAMTGQLTLKSDVYSFGVVLLEIITGRKAIDNSRAGGEHNLVAWARPLFKDRRKFSQMADLTLQGQYPVRGLFQALAVAAMCVQEEANMRPLIADVVTALNYLANQKYDPQNQPVQSSSRSGSSTPRARR; encoded by the exons AtgaataacaaaacaaaaatgggTTGTTTCCTCTTCTCTGGCAAATCAAACAAAGCTGTAAACAAGAAGCTCGAAGGGACGACACTAGATGATCAGATCTCATCTGTTTCAG AGAAAGTAAAGACATATTCATCAGTTGATGAAAAGAAAGATTCTATTGAAAATGGAGGGCCTCGACATATCACTTCCCATACATATACATTCCGTGAATTAGCAGCTGCGACCAAGAATTTCAGGTCTGACTTTCTTCTGGGTGAAGGAGGATTTGGTAGAGTATATAAAGGAAGATTAGAAAGTAACAATCAG GTGGTGGCTATCAAGCAACTTGACCGCAATGGACTACAAGGGAATAGGGAGTTTCTAGTTGAAGTATTAATGTTAAGCCTTCTTCACCACTCCAATTTAGTTAACCTGATTGGATATTGTGCTGATGGAGATCAGAGACTTTTGGTTTATGAATTCATGGCGTTAGGTTCTTTAGAAGACCATATACATG ACCTTCCTCCGGACAAGAAAAGACTGGACTGGAATACGAGAATGAAAATAGCGGCTGGGGCTGCAAAGGGTTTGGAGTATCTGCACGATAAAGCAAACCCTCCTGTAATATATCGCGATTTAAAATGTTCAAATATATTACTTGATGAAGATTATGAACCGAAACTATCTGATTTTGGCTTGGCTAAACTTGGACCTGTTGGGGATGATACCCACGTCTCCACAAGAGTGATGGGAACATACGGATATTGTGCCCCCGAATATGCAATGACGGGTCAGCTTACACTTAAATCAGACGTTTATAGTTTTGGGGTCGTTCTTTTGGAGATTATCACTGGAAGGAAAGCAATTGATAATTCCAGAGCTGGTGGGGAACATAATCTTGTTGCTTGG gCACGACCATTGTTCAAGGATAGAAGGAAATTCTCGCAAATGGCAGACCTAACACTTCAAGGGCAATATCCTGTGAGGGGTTTATTCCAAGCTCTGGCTGTTGCTGCTATGTGTGTTCAGGAGGAAGCCAACATGCGACCCCTTATAGCTGATGTGGTAACTGCCCTTAACTATCTCGCGAACCAGAAATATGACCCACAAAACCAGCCAGTTCAGAGCAGCAGCAGATCAGGCTCGTCTACACCTAGAGCTAGACGATAA